From Candidatus Rokuibacteriota bacterium, the proteins below share one genomic window:
- a CDS encoding 3-hydroxyacyl-CoA dehydrogenase family protein, with protein sequence MTVDDVKRVLVVGAGQMGSQIAMQAALHGYQATLNDLSREILEKAMKSNRGHLERRVAKGQLAKEAMEAAIGRVTLEPDLGKAARDADFVIEAIIERLEPKRECFAKLDRFCPPRAILTTNSSTLMISQIATATKRPAQCANMHWFYPPLVMRLVEVVKGKETSEETVQLVAALVKRIDREPVILRKELPGFLVNRILRALGREAYYLLEEGVAGFADIDKAVELGLNHPMGPFKLADFSGLDIGYNARLETYEVTKDPKDLPPKALEARVKRGDLGRKSGKGFYDWSTDPPAPTPD encoded by the coding sequence ATGACCGTCGACGACGTCAAGCGCGTGCTCGTGGTGGGCGCCGGCCAGATGGGCTCCCAGATCGCCATGCAGGCGGCGCTCCACGGCTATCAGGCAACACTGAACGACCTCTCCCGAGAGATTCTCGAAAAAGCCATGAAGTCGAACCGCGGCCACCTGGAGCGGCGTGTCGCCAAGGGCCAGCTGGCGAAGGAGGCCATGGAGGCGGCGATCGGGCGCGTGACGCTCGAGCCCGATCTGGGAAAGGCCGCCCGCGATGCCGACTTCGTGATCGAGGCCATCATCGAGCGCCTGGAGCCCAAACGCGAGTGCTTCGCGAAGCTCGACCGCTTCTGCCCGCCTCGCGCGATCCTGACGACGAACAGCTCCACGCTGATGATCTCCCAGATCGCGACCGCCACGAAGCGGCCCGCCCAGTGCGCCAACATGCACTGGTTCTACCCGCCCCTGGTGATGCGCCTCGTGGAGGTGGTGAAGGGCAAGGAGACGAGCGAGGAGACGGTCCAGCTCGTTGCCGCGCTGGTGAAAAGGATCGACCGCGAGCCCGTCATTCTGCGCAAGGAGCTGCCAGGGTTCCTGGTCAACCGGATCCTGCGCGCGCTCGGGCGCGAGGCGTACTACCTCCTCGAGGAGGGCGTCGCCGGATTCGCCGACATCGACAAGGCCGTGGAGCTGGGTCTGAACCACCCGATGGGGCCGTTCAAGCTCGCCGACTTCTCGGGCCTGGACATCGGCTACAACGCCCGCCTCGAGACCTACGAAGTCACGAAGGACCCGAAGGACCTGCCGCCGAAGGCCCTCGAGGCGCGCGTCAAGCGCGGGGACCTCGGCCGCAAGAGCGGCAAGGGGTTCTACGACTGGAGCACGGACCCGCCCGCGCCCACCCCCGATTGA